The proteins below are encoded in one region of Pseudonocardia sp. DSM 110487:
- a CDS encoding sensor histidine kinase KdpD, which produces MHGSDVALRSLEERTAVVIRVLVVCSVGLALVVEPGLARGRAPLLGTLVLATLGYALVLAGSEWRGRRLVPPRLATSIDAVLALLACGLTGGADSVMVAVLPLVVIAVAVRGGVVVGRLGALGLGAGFTVAALAGSDPHVPVTDRWLTGAWWTGYLVAAAVLVGVLLRMLERQYEAAAESRAHARAEHEAFLEERDLRSRLLAAQQARLDGVRVVLHEFRTPVASLTALSADLAAGRLSGPARETATRLLAEHALHLRDMLDGLADVAVQEGSPLGRVRERTVRLAELAGAVLDAAGVAPDRRVAHVEPPDAAVRCDPQRLRRVLTNLVENAARHSDAPVELDLRHADGRLLVQVRDRGPGLPPGQEGVVTAKGVAMGERRGTAGLGLWIVEALVAAMDGELRLVPRDGGGLVAHLELPVPSAG; this is translated from the coding sequence GTGCACGGTTCCGATGTCGCGCTGCGGTCCCTCGAGGAGCGCACCGCCGTCGTCATCCGGGTGCTTGTCGTCTGCTCAGTCGGGCTGGCGCTCGTCGTGGAGCCGGGACTCGCGCGCGGCCGGGCGCCGCTGCTCGGGACGCTCGTGCTGGCCACGCTCGGCTACGCGCTGGTGCTCGCCGGGTCCGAGTGGCGGGGGCGGCGGCTGGTCCCGCCGCGGCTCGCCACCTCGATCGACGCGGTGCTCGCACTGCTGGCCTGCGGCCTCACCGGCGGCGCCGACAGCGTGATGGTCGCGGTCCTGCCCCTCGTCGTGATCGCGGTGGCGGTGCGGGGCGGCGTGGTGGTGGGTCGGCTCGGGGCACTGGGGCTCGGCGCGGGGTTCACGGTCGCCGCCCTCGCGGGCTCCGACCCGCACGTGCCGGTGACCGACCGGTGGCTGACCGGAGCATGGTGGACCGGCTACCTCGTCGCGGCCGCCGTGCTGGTCGGGGTGCTGCTGCGGATGCTGGAGCGCCAGTACGAGGCCGCCGCGGAGTCGCGGGCACACGCGCGCGCCGAGCACGAGGCGTTCCTGGAGGAACGCGACCTGAGGTCCCGGTTGCTCGCCGCCCAGCAGGCCCGGCTGGACGGCGTGCGCGTCGTGCTGCACGAGTTCCGCACGCCGGTCGCGTCGCTGACGGCGCTGTCGGCCGACCTCGCAGCCGGCCGGCTCTCCGGGCCTGCCCGGGAGACGGCCACCCGATTGCTCGCCGAGCACGCCCTGCACCTGCGCGACATGCTCGACGGCCTCGCCGACGTCGCCGTTCAGGAGGGGAGCCCGCTCGGGCGAGTGCGGGAGCGGACCGTGCGGCTCGCCGAGCTGGCCGGCGCCGTCCTCGACGCGGCGGGCGTCGCCCCGGATCGGCGCGTGGCGCACGTCGAGCCGCCGGATGCCGCCGTGCGCTGCGACCCGCAACGGCTGCGCCGCGTGCTCACCAACCTCGTCGAGAACGCCGCTCGGCACAGCGACGCCCCGGTCGAGCTCGACCTGCGGCACGCCGACGGCCGGCTCCTCGTGCAGGTTCGCGACCGCGGGCCCGGGCTGCCGCCGGGCCAGGAAGGTGTCGTCACGGCCAAGGGGGTCGCCATGGGCGAGCGCCGGGGCACGGCCGGGCTGGGCCTGTGGATCGTGGAGGCGCTGGTGGCGGCGATGGACGGCGAACTGCGCCTCGTCCCCCGTGATGGTGGCGGGCTGGTCGCCCACCTCGAGCTCCCGGTTCCCAGCGCAGGTTGA
- a CDS encoding pyridoxal phosphate-dependent aminotransferase has translation MAASTPTSTVPAIRRISTRIGGIAESATMAVDAKAKALKAAGRPVIGFGAGEPDFPTPSAVVAAAEAACADQRNHRYTPAAGLPELREAIAAKTLRNSGLEIAPAQVLVTNGGKQAVYQAFATLIDPGDEVLLPTPYWTTYPEAVALAGGVAVPVVCGPEADYLPSVEQLDEARTERTKVLLWCSPSNPTGAVASRELTEAVGRWAVEHGIWVITDEIYEHLVYDGAEAVSMPVVVPELADTCVVINGVAKTYAMTGWRVGWLAGPADVVKAATNLQSHLSSNVANVSQRAALAAISGPLDAVHEMRAAFDRRRRTIVDLLRAIPGVECPTPRGAFYAYASVQGLLGKELRGARPRTSVELAAAVLEHAEVAVVPGEAFGTPGFFRLSYALGDDDLRTGVERMGAFLAEAR, from the coding sequence ATGGCTGCCAGCACCCCGACCAGCACGGTCCCCGCAATCCGGCGCATCTCCACCCGCATCGGCGGCATCGCCGAGTCGGCGACGATGGCGGTGGACGCGAAGGCGAAGGCGCTGAAGGCCGCGGGGCGTCCGGTCATCGGGTTCGGTGCCGGCGAGCCGGACTTCCCGACGCCGTCCGCCGTGGTGGCCGCGGCCGAGGCGGCGTGCGCCGACCAGCGCAACCACCGCTACACACCCGCCGCGGGCCTTCCCGAGCTGAGGGAGGCGATCGCCGCGAAGACCCTCCGCAACTCGGGGCTCGAGATCGCCCCGGCCCAGGTGCTCGTGACGAACGGCGGCAAGCAGGCCGTCTACCAGGCGTTCGCCACGCTGATCGACCCTGGTGACGAGGTGCTGCTGCCGACGCCCTACTGGACGACGTATCCCGAGGCCGTCGCGCTCGCCGGGGGCGTTGCCGTGCCGGTGGTCTGCGGACCCGAGGCCGATTACCTGCCGTCGGTCGAGCAGCTCGACGAGGCGCGCACGGAGCGCACGAAGGTGCTGCTGTGGTGCTCGCCCTCGAACCCCACGGGTGCGGTGGCCTCCCGCGAGCTCACGGAGGCGGTGGGGCGCTGGGCCGTCGAACACGGCATCTGGGTGATCACGGACGAGATCTACGAGCACCTCGTCTACGACGGCGCCGAGGCCGTCTCGATGCCGGTCGTCGTTCCGGAGCTCGCCGACACGTGCGTGGTGATCAACGGCGTCGCCAAGACCTACGCGATGACCGGCTGGCGCGTGGGCTGGCTGGCCGGTCCGGCCGACGTGGTGAAGGCGGCCACCAACCTGCAGTCGCACCTGTCGTCCAACGTCGCCAACGTCTCCCAGCGGGCGGCGCTGGCGGCGATCTCGGGCCCACTCGACGCGGTGCACGAGATGCGCGCGGCGTTCGACCGCAGGCGCCGCACGATCGTCGACCTGCTGCGGGCGATCCCCGGCGTCGAGTGCCCGACGCCGCGCGGCGCCTTCTACGCCTACGCGTCCGTTCAGGGCCTGCTGGGCAAGGAGCTGCGCGGTGCGCGGCCTCGGACGAGCGTGGAGCTGGCCGCCGCGGTGCTGGAGCACGCCGAGGTGGCGGTGGTGCCCGGTGAGGCGTTCGGCACCCCGGGCTTCTTCCGCCTGTCCTATGCCCTCGGCGACGACGACCTGCGCACCGGCGTGGAGCGGATGGGCGCCTTCCTGGCCGAGGCACGGTAG
- a CDS encoding sterol carrier protein, with product MSSARLLRIGDGQEATVAAFRDEAEVYEYLGGIFRRGMQDPVLVEKLRPTGIVLRITYTEPDAVLAVDMPNTQMYEGAGAGPEPNVELFMTADTGNRFWLGKVILPVALAKGQVRAKGPVAKLLTVLPMAKGMFGPYREQLEAAGRADLLSA from the coding sequence TTGAGCTCGGCGAGACTCCTCCGCATCGGCGACGGGCAGGAGGCGACGGTGGCGGCGTTTCGCGACGAGGCGGAGGTCTACGAGTACCTCGGCGGGATCTTCCGGCGCGGGATGCAGGACCCGGTGCTGGTGGAGAAGCTGCGCCCCACCGGGATCGTCCTGCGGATCACCTACACCGAACCGGACGCCGTACTCGCCGTGGACATGCCGAACACCCAGATGTACGAGGGTGCGGGCGCCGGACCCGAGCCGAACGTCGAGCTGTTCATGACCGCCGACACCGGCAACAGGTTCTGGCTCGGCAAGGTGATCCTCCCGGTCGCGCTCGCGAAGGGTCAGGTCCGGGCCAAGGGTCCGGTCGCGAAGCTGCTCACCGTCCTGCCGATGGCGAAGGGCATGTTCGGTCCGTACCGGGAGCAGCTGGAGGCCGCCGGTCGAGCGGACCTGCTGAGCGCCTGA
- the secE gene encoding preprotein translocase subunit SecE: MTEEREARGDGRERPSGAADRRGRRSGPAPTGDTRGGRAAVREARPARVSLFGRLSRFLREVVAELRKVIWPTRNQLVTYTIVVLIFVSFMVALVWLLDLVFAQGVQYVFGT, from the coding sequence GTGACTGAGGAACGCGAGGCGCGTGGCGACGGGCGGGAGCGCCCGAGCGGCGCCGCCGACCGTCGGGGTCGGCGCTCGGGTCCCGCGCCCACCGGAGACACCCGGGGCGGGCGGGCTGCGGTTCGCGAGGCCCGCCCGGCGAGGGTGTCGCTGTTCGGCAGGCTCTCCCGGTTCCTGCGCGAGGTGGTTGCCGAGCTGCGGAAGGTCATCTGGCCGACCCGCAACCAGTTGGTCACCTACACGATCGTCGTGCTGATCTTCGTGTCGTTCATGGTCGCGCTGGTCTGGCTGCTGGACCTGGTGTTCGCGCAGGGCGTGCAGTACGTGTTCGGCACGTGA
- a CDS encoding MaoC family dehydratase, whose product MTAVGDELPPLSVRVTRADLVRYAGASGDFNPIHWSDRVAASAGLPGVIAHGMLTMALAGRLVTDWAGGPAAMRSYGVRFTRPVVVPDDDEGALVEISGKVTGLSESESGERIAKVAITAAFEGKTVLGRAVAEVAVPAE is encoded by the coding sequence ATGACCGCCGTCGGCGACGAGCTGCCGCCGCTGTCGGTGCGGGTCACGCGCGCCGACCTCGTGCGCTACGCGGGCGCCTCCGGCGACTTCAACCCGATCCACTGGAGCGACCGCGTCGCCGCATCGGCCGGCCTTCCCGGCGTCATCGCCCACGGCATGCTGACGATGGCGCTCGCAGGGCGCCTCGTCACCGATTGGGCCGGCGGCCCGGCCGCCATGCGGAGCTACGGCGTGCGCTTCACCCGCCCCGTGGTCGTGCCGGACGACGACGAGGGTGCCCTCGTCGAGATCAGCGGCAAGGTCACGGGCCTCAGCGAGTCCGAGAGCGGTGAGCGCATCGCGAAGGTCGCGATCACGGCCGCGTTCGAGGGCAAGACGGTGCTTGGCCGCGCGGTCGCCGAGGTGGCCGTCCCGGCCGAGTGA
- the rplK gene encoding 50S ribosomal protein L11, which yields MPPKKRKLSAIIKLQIKAGAATPAPPVGPALGQHGVNIMEFCKAYNAATESQRGDVVPVEISVYEDRSFTFELKTPPAARLLLKAAGVDKGSGEPHKTKVASVTMEQVRQIAQAKMRDLNANDIDQAAKIIAGTARSMGITVNG from the coding sequence ATGCCTCCCAAGAAGCGGAAGCTCTCCGCGATCATCAAGCTCCAGATCAAGGCAGGCGCCGCGACGCCCGCCCCGCCGGTCGGCCCCGCGCTCGGCCAGCACGGCGTCAACATCATGGAGTTCTGCAAGGCGTACAACGCCGCCACCGAGTCGCAGCGCGGCGACGTGGTGCCCGTCGAGATCTCGGTGTACGAGGACCGCTCGTTCACCTTCGAGCTCAAGACGCCGCCCGCCGCCAGGCTGCTGCTCAAGGCCGCCGGTGTGGACAAGGGCAGCGGCGAGCCGCACAAGACCAAGGTCGCCTCTGTGACCATGGAGCAGGTGCGGCAGATCGCGCAGGCCAAGATGCGCGACCTCAACGCCAACGACATCGACCAGGCCGCCAAGATCATCGCTGGCACCGCGCGGTCGATGGGCATCACCGTCAACGGCTGA
- the rplA gene encoding 50S ribosomal protein L1: MAQRSKIYRQAAEKIDSGRLYSPLEAAALAKDTSSSKMDATVEVAMRLGVDPRKADQMVRGTVNLPHGTGKTARVIVFATGDKAAEAEAAGADVVGAEDLIERIQGGWLDFDAAIATPDQMAKVGRIARILGPRGLMPNPKTGTVTPDVTKAVQDIKGGKINFRVDKQANLHIVIGKASFDTEKLVENYGAALDEILRAKPSAAKGRYVKKVTISTTTGPGIPVDPNRTRNLLVDDTASA; encoded by the coding sequence ATGGCACAGCGCAGCAAGATCTACCGCCAGGCCGCCGAGAAGATCGACAGTGGCCGGCTCTACAGCCCGCTCGAGGCCGCCGCACTGGCGAAGGACACCTCGAGCAGCAAGATGGACGCCACCGTCGAGGTCGCGATGCGGCTCGGCGTCGACCCCCGCAAGGCCGACCAGATGGTCCGCGGCACCGTGAACCTGCCTCACGGCACCGGCAAGACGGCGCGCGTCATCGTGTTCGCCACCGGTGACAAGGCCGCGGAGGCCGAGGCCGCAGGCGCCGACGTGGTGGGCGCCGAGGACCTCATCGAGCGCATCCAGGGCGGCTGGCTCGACTTCGACGCGGCGATCGCCACGCCGGACCAGATGGCCAAGGTCGGCCGGATCGCCCGCATCCTCGGCCCGCGTGGCCTGATGCCGAACCCGAAGACCGGCACCGTCACCCCGGATGTCACCAAGGCCGTCCAGGACATCAAGGGCGGTAAGATCAACTTCCGGGTGGACAAGCAGGCGAACCTGCACATCGTCATCGGCAAGGCCTCGTTCGACACCGAGAAGCTGGTGGAGAACTACGGCGCCGCCCTCGACGAGATCCTGCGGGCCAAGCCCTCGGCCGCGAAGGGCCGGTACGTGAAGAAGGTCACGATTTCCACGACCACGGGCCCCGGCATCCCGGTCGACCCGAACCGCACCCGCAACCTGCTGGTGGACGACACCGCGTCCGCCTGA
- a CDS encoding NDMA-dependent alcohol dehydrogenase, whose translation MKTTAAVLWELGGKWEIDEVELDGPRAGEVLVELAASGLCHSDEHLVTGDLPVAYPMVGGHEGAGRILEVGPGVTDVEVGDPVVMTFLPSCGRCSYCVRGYTALCDDGAGATLGPQLDGTYRFHARGEDVGQMCLLGTFARHTVVPVKSVVKIDDGFPLHLAALVGCGVTTGFGSAVRTAELRAGDTAVVIGVGGIGANAVQGARIAGCRYVVAVDPVEFKREKALELGATHVAASMDEAWNTVSSITRGQLADAAILTTGVAEGAQLQPALQLVGKRGRVVVTALGHPGEDTVSMSLLDLTLYEKQVRGALFGSSNGQHDVPRLLEMHNLGQLKLAELITREYPLEEINTGYQDMRDGRNIRGLIRF comes from the coding sequence ATGAAGACCACGGCAGCGGTGCTATGGGAACTCGGCGGCAAGTGGGAGATCGACGAGGTCGAGCTCGACGGGCCGCGCGCGGGCGAGGTGCTCGTGGAGCTCGCCGCGAGCGGCCTGTGCCACTCCGACGAGCACCTTGTCACCGGCGACCTGCCGGTCGCGTACCCGATGGTCGGCGGCCACGAGGGCGCAGGCCGGATCCTGGAGGTCGGCCCGGGGGTCACCGATGTGGAGGTCGGCGACCCGGTGGTCATGACCTTCCTGCCCAGCTGCGGGCGCTGCAGCTACTGCGTGCGCGGCTACACGGCCCTCTGCGACGACGGCGCGGGCGCGACGCTCGGCCCGCAGCTCGACGGCACATACCGGTTCCACGCCCGCGGGGAGGACGTCGGCCAGATGTGCCTGCTCGGCACCTTCGCGCGGCACACGGTCGTGCCGGTCAAGTCGGTCGTGAAGATCGACGACGGGTTCCCGCTGCACCTCGCGGCGCTCGTCGGCTGCGGCGTCACCACCGGCTTCGGCTCGGCCGTCCGCACCGCCGAGCTGCGGGCGGGCGACACCGCCGTCGTGATCGGCGTCGGCGGCATCGGCGCCAACGCGGTGCAGGGCGCGCGGATCGCGGGCTGCCGCTACGTGGTGGCGGTCGACCCGGTGGAGTTCAAACGGGAGAAGGCCCTCGAACTGGGCGCAACGCACGTCGCCGCGAGCATGGACGAGGCGTGGAACACCGTCTCGTCGATCACCCGCGGCCAGCTCGCCGACGCCGCGATCCTCACGACCGGCGTCGCGGAGGGAGCTCAGCTGCAGCCGGCGCTGCAACTGGTCGGCAAGCGCGGCCGGGTCGTCGTCACGGCACTGGGGCACCCCGGCGAGGACACCGTGTCGATGTCGCTGCTGGATCTCACGCTGTACGAGAAGCAGGTGCGCGGCGCCCTGTTCGGCAGCTCGAACGGCCAGCACGACGTGCCGCGCCTGCTGGAGATGCACAACCTGGGCCAGCTCAAGCTCGCCGAGCTGATCACGCGCGAGTACCCGCTCGAGGAGATCAACACCGGCTACCAGGACATGCGCGACGGCCGCAACATCCGCGGCCTGATCCGTTTCTAG
- the nusG gene encoding transcription termination/antitermination protein NusG: MDEGSERHVTEREADQLDGAAEAADAVEEPAEAADAELTDADDATDATDADDSEADDTEVEAVEVEAAETDADAVEEEVDPIEEMRAALRRAPGDWYVVHSYAGYENKVKTNLETRIQTLDVEDYIFQVEVPTEEVTEIKNGQRKQVQRKVLPGYILVRMELNDQSWGAVRNTPGVTGFVGATSRPSPLSHDDVIKFLLPKVEPKQPAAAGAGGKADAASGAAGKSAVEVDFEVGESVTVMDGPFATLPATISEVNIDAQKLKVLVSIFGRETPVELAFSQVSKI; the protein is encoded by the coding sequence ATGGATGAAGGAAGCGAGAGGCACGTGACCGAGCGCGAGGCTGACCAGCTCGATGGCGCGGCGGAGGCCGCTGACGCCGTCGAGGAGCCGGCCGAGGCCGCCGACGCCGAGCTCACCGACGCGGACGACGCCACTGACGCCACCGACGCAGACGACAGCGAGGCCGACGACACCGAAGTCGAGGCCGTCGAAGTCGAGGCTGCTGAAACCGATGCCGACGCGGTCGAGGAAGAGGTCGACCCGATCGAGGAGATGCGCGCCGCGCTGCGGCGCGCGCCGGGCGACTGGTATGTCGTGCACTCCTACGCGGGTTACGAGAACAAGGTGAAGACCAACCTCGAGACCCGCATCCAGACCCTGGACGTCGAGGACTACATCTTCCAGGTCGAGGTGCCGACCGAAGAGGTCACCGAGATCAAGAACGGGCAGCGCAAGCAGGTGCAGCGCAAGGTGCTGCCCGGTTACATCCTCGTCCGGATGGAGCTCAACGACCAGTCGTGGGGCGCGGTCCGCAACACCCCCGGCGTCACCGGCTTCGTGGGTGCCACGTCGCGCCCGTCGCCGCTGTCGCACGACGACGTCATCAAGTTCCTGCTCCCGAAGGTCGAGCCCAAGCAGCCCGCGGCCGCGGGTGCCGGGGGCAAGGCCGACGCCGCGTCCGGTGCAGCAGGCAAGTCGGCCGTCGAGGTCGACTTCGAGGTGGGCGAGTCGGTCACCGTCATGGACGGCCCGTTCGCCACGCTCCCGGCCACCATCAGCGAGGTCAACATCGACGCCCAGAAGCTCAAGGTCCTCGTGTCCATCTTCGGCCGCGAGACCCCCGTCGAGCTGGCGTTCAGCCAGGTCTCGAAGATCTGA
- a CDS encoding response regulator transcription factor — protein sequence MREGRYAVVIVDDHALFSQGLALLLESRAGDNFVVAGSTTAGEQAVALVGREAADIAIVDLALPPLGGVETIRRINAAYPRTRILALSGTEDLGLATAALRAGAAGFLAKSADPEVLVAPLLTIAAGVRVVPADLLDALLAAGDRAGEEVVERLEERELQLWALLARGPETSEIARMMLVSERTAKRMIASLLHKVGAANRIEAAALAGRIGLLDDAPPRAR from the coding sequence GTGCGGGAGGGCCGGTACGCCGTGGTCATCGTGGACGACCACGCTCTGTTCTCGCAGGGCCTTGCGCTGCTGCTCGAGTCGCGCGCGGGCGACAATTTCGTGGTGGCGGGCTCCACCACGGCGGGCGAGCAGGCCGTCGCACTCGTCGGGCGCGAGGCCGCCGACATCGCGATCGTCGACCTCGCGCTTCCCCCGCTGGGCGGCGTGGAGACGATCCGGCGGATCAACGCCGCGTACCCCCGCACCCGGATCCTCGCTCTCTCCGGCACCGAGGACCTCGGCCTCGCGACTGCGGCCCTGCGGGCCGGGGCCGCCGGGTTCCTGGCCAAGTCGGCCGATCCCGAGGTCCTCGTGGCGCCGCTGCTGACCATCGCGGCGGGGGTCCGGGTCGTGCCGGCCGACCTGCTCGACGCGCTGCTCGCCGCGGGCGACCGGGCGGGTGAGGAGGTCGTGGAGCGGCTCGAGGAGCGGGAGCTGCAGCTGTGGGCGTTGCTCGCGCGTGGCCCGGAGACCAGTGAGATCGCCAGGATGATGCTCGTGAGCGAGCGCACGGCCAAGCGGATGATCGCGAGCCTGCTGCACAAGGTGGGCGCGGCCAACCGGATAGAGGCGGCGGCGCTCGCGGGCCGCATCGGCCTGCTGGACGACGCCCCGCCCCGCGCTCGCTGA
- a CDS encoding PLP-dependent aminotransferase family protein, giving the protein MDRADIERRIGARSFARLLGDWRPPDGKGLAGALADRIRLLVLDGRLPLQTRLPAERELAAAVAVSRTTVATSYETLRGAGVLRSRRGAGSWTQLPAGPPDDAGPAPFSPLGNSALYDLAHAALPAPCASMRAAAAAAVQDLDALLAGHGYDLGGQPALRSAIADRYTARGLPTTPDQVLITAGGVQAIHLALMVLAGPGDRVLVEHPTYPNTLGAVTTRGARPVPVPMAPDGDGSRWDLDLLTSAVRDAAPRCAYVIPDFQNPTGALLDAADRARLVDLARRTGTTLLVDETLIDLTLDGQTVVPVAAHGAADSPHVLSIGSASKTYWGGLRIGWIRTSAAMVRRLAAARAGVDLGGPVLEQLVVARLMAEHGTVVASRQRELAAARDHLLARLARTFPGWRPSRPGGGLSLWVDLGRPESSRLTSAARRHDVLLAAGPRFGLDGAFERYLRLPYTLRQDRMDEAIDRLAAAWADLDRPGPAVESEPVAVA; this is encoded by the coding sequence GTGGACCGTGCCGACATCGAACGCCGGATCGGTGCGCGCAGCTTCGCGCGGTTGCTCGGCGACTGGCGGCCACCCGATGGGAAGGGCCTTGCCGGCGCGCTGGCCGACCGGATCCGCCTGCTCGTCCTCGACGGGAGGCTGCCGCTCCAGACCCGGCTGCCCGCGGAGCGCGAGCTCGCGGCGGCCGTCGCGGTCAGCCGCACCACGGTGGCCACGTCGTACGAGACCCTGCGCGGCGCGGGCGTGCTGCGCAGCAGGCGCGGGGCCGGCAGCTGGACCCAGCTCCCCGCAGGCCCGCCAGACGACGCGGGCCCGGCGCCATTCTCCCCGCTCGGCAACAGCGCGCTGTACGACCTCGCCCACGCCGCTCTCCCCGCACCGTGCGCCTCGATGCGAGCCGCGGCGGCCGCCGCCGTCCAGGATCTCGACGCCCTCCTCGCCGGTCACGGCTACGACCTCGGCGGTCAGCCGGCACTGCGCTCCGCGATCGCCGACCGGTACACCGCCCGCGGCCTCCCCACCACGCCCGACCAGGTGCTGATCACCGCGGGCGGCGTGCAGGCGATCCACCTCGCCCTCATGGTGCTGGCCGGACCGGGCGACCGCGTGCTCGTCGAGCACCCGACCTATCCGAACACACTCGGTGCGGTGACCACCCGCGGCGCTCGCCCCGTCCCGGTCCCGATGGCGCCCGACGGGGACGGAAGCCGCTGGGACCTCGACCTGCTCACGTCGGCGGTCCGCGACGCCGCACCGCGGTGCGCCTACGTCATCCCCGACTTCCAGAACCCCACCGGGGCGCTGCTGGACGCCGCCGACCGCGCCCGGCTCGTGGATCTGGCCCGACGGACGGGCACCACCCTCCTCGTCGACGAGACGCTCATCGACCTCACGCTGGACGGCCAGACCGTGGTTCCCGTCGCCGCGCACGGCGCCGCCGACTCGCCGCACGTGCTGAGCATCGGGTCGGCGAGCAAGACGTACTGGGGCGGGTTGCGGATCGGCTGGATCCGCACGTCCGCCGCGATGGTGCGCAGGCTCGCCGCCGCTCGTGCCGGCGTCGACCTGGGTGGGCCGGTGCTCGAACAGCTCGTCGTCGCCCGCCTGATGGCCGAGCACGGCACCGTCGTCGCGAGCAGGCAACGCGAGCTGGCCGCCGCCCGCGACCACCTGCTCGCACGGCTCGCCCGCACCTTCCCCGGTTGGCGCCCGTCGCGTCCCGGCGGCGGGCTCAGCCTGTGGGTCGATCTCGGCAGACCGGAATCGAGCCGGCTGACCAGCGCCGCACGGCGCCACGACGTCCTGCTCGCGGCAGGCCCACGGTTCGGACTGGACGGGGCGTTCGAGCGGTACCTGCGGCTGCCGTACACATTGCGGCAGGACAGGATGGACGAGGCGATCGATCGGCTCGCCGCGGCGTGGGCCGACCTCGATCGCCCGGGGCCCGCGGTGGAGAGCGAACCGGTCGCGGTGGCGTGA
- a CDS encoding CaiB/BaiF CoA-transferase family protein has translation MDEEAGVGPLSGLKVVELAGIGPGPHAAMMLADLGAEVVRVDRPSGGLQLGDPSAPDPTLRGRRRVAADLKDPAGRETVLRLVERADVLLEGYRPGVTERLGVGPADCHARNPRLVYARMTGWGQDGPLAARAGHDINYISLSGALHAIGRAGERPVPPLNLVGDFGGGSMLLVVGVLAALWEAQRSGKGQVVDAAMVDGSSLLVQMMWGLRGQGRWSDARESNLLDGHAPFYDTYTCADGGHVAVGALEEQFYAALLAGLGLDGEELPGQHDRDGWPTLRARFAEVFASRSRDEWAEVFAGTDACVTPVLSFAEVPAHPHLAARGTIVERDGVPQAAPAPRFSRTPPTVPDAPSAPESVEQVLADWSR, from the coding sequence ATGGACGAGGAGGCAGGCGTGGGGCCGTTGTCCGGGTTGAAGGTCGTGGAGCTCGCCGGCATCGGGCCGGGGCCGCACGCCGCGATGATGCTCGCGGATCTCGGCGCCGAGGTCGTGCGCGTCGACCGGCCGTCCGGCGGGTTGCAGCTCGGCGACCCGAGCGCTCCCGATCCGACGCTGCGCGGAAGGCGCCGGGTGGCCGCCGACCTGAAGGACCCAGCGGGCCGGGAGACGGTGCTGCGCCTCGTCGAGCGCGCCGACGTGCTGCTGGAGGGCTACCGGCCGGGCGTCACCGAGCGGCTCGGCGTCGGCCCCGCCGACTGCCACGCGCGCAACCCACGCCTCGTCTACGCCCGGATGACCGGGTGGGGGCAGGACGGGCCGCTCGCCGCACGCGCGGGTCACGACATCAACTACATCTCGCTCTCCGGCGCCCTGCACGCCATCGGCCGGGCCGGGGAGCGCCCGGTTCCACCGCTGAACCTCGTCGGCGACTTCGGCGGTGGCTCGATGCTGCTGGTCGTCGGCGTGCTGGCGGCACTGTGGGAAGCGCAGCGATCCGGCAAGGGACAGGTCGTCGACGCGGCGATGGTCGACGGCTCGTCGCTGCTCGTCCAGATGATGTGGGGTCTGCGCGGGCAGGGGCGGTGGAGCGACGCGCGCGAGTCGAACCTGCTCGACGGCCACGCGCCGTTCTACGACACCTACACCTGCGCTGACGGCGGGCACGTTGCCGTCGGGGCCCTCGAGGAGCAGTTCTACGCCGCGTTGCTGGCCGGGCTCGGCCTCGACGGCGAGGAGCTGCCCGGCCAGCACGACCGGGATGGCTGGCCGACGCTGCGGGCCCGCTTCGCCGAGGTCTTCGCCTCCCGCAGCCGTGACGAGTGGGCGGAGGTGTTCGCGGGCACCGACGCGTGCGTCACCCCGGTGCTGTCGTTCGCGGAGGTGCCGGCACACCCGCACCTGGCCGCCCGCGGCACGATCGTCGAACGCGACGGCGTCCCCCAGGCCGCCCCCGCCCCGAGGTTCTCCCGCACCCCGCCCACCGTGCCCGACGCCCCGAGCGCCCCGGAATCCGTCGAGCAGGTACTGGCCGACTGGTCCCGCTGA